The nucleotide window TAACAAAGAAGGTTTAATCAACCATGCTTTAGCATTTTTAGGACTACCTACTTACAACTTCTTAGGAGATCCAAGTGTTGCCTTGAATGCGATTATGATGATGAATATTTGGTCTACAGCACCGTTTTTTATGGTTATTTATCTAGCAGCTTTACAGGATATACCGGATTCTTTGTACGAGGCTGCAGAGTTAGATGGAGCTAATGTATGGCAAAAGTTTTGGCATATTACCGTTCCAAACCTTCGTCCCGTTACTTCATTCGTTGTCATTATGGGCTTAATTGGTACCTTCCAGCTGTTTGATCAATCTTATATCTTCTCGGCAGGATCGGGTGGGCCTGACAATTCAACGTTAACAGTGGTGTTGTTAGTTTATCAATATGCATTTAAAACAATGGGAACGATGGGATATGCAGCTGCACTAGCATTTATTTTGGCGGTAGTTATCTTAATCGCAACACTAATTCAAAGAAAGTTTTCGAAAGAAGAGTCCTTGTACTAAAACAGAAAGGGAGGAGATTAGCTTGAAAAAGAAAACCGGTATAGGAAAAATCGTTTTATACACAATTTTAATCATATATGCGGTTGCTACATTTATTCCATTTTTATGGGCCCTTTCATCTTCATTTAAAACCTTAGAAGAGATTGTTAGTGGTTCAATAAATTTTATACCAAAAAACTTTACACTAGATAACTATAAGCAAATTTTTATTAAAGAAGAGTTATTCCCGCGCTGGATGTTCAACAGTGTCTTTATCGCAGTAACGGGTACTCTCTTGAATTTATTGTTCAATTCGATGGCCGGATACGCACTTGCGCGTTTAAGTTTTCCCGGAAA belongs to Ectobacillus sp. JY-23 and includes:
- a CDS encoding carbohydrate ABC transporter permease, with the translated sequence MSPTILILLMFLIGPIFYAIYLSLHKVQLLGNASYEFIAFDNFTRILDDTRAKIALWNTFKYVVIVVPAQTILALILAATLNAGLKGEKLFRIIYFLPTLTSSAVLTLIFMWMYNKEGLINHALAFLGLPTYNFLGDPSVALNAIMMMNIWSTAPFFMVIYLAALQDIPDSLYEAAELDGANVWQKFWHITVPNLRPVTSFVVIMGLIGTFQLFDQSYIFSAGSGGPDNSTLTVVLLVYQYAFKTMGTMGYAAALAFILAVVILIATLIQRKFSKEESLY